A window of Tautonia plasticadhaerens contains these coding sequences:
- a CDS encoding ligand-binding sensor domain-containing protein, which produces MEQLMTRGQVQRALAAVVVLALVPATSCTTKQDATRSKLNDSAIGPPARLRFKTVRSILEDSKGNYWFGSWNEGVARFDGESLTYFTEEDGLSDNQIRSIHEDQNGVVWFEGGVEISGFDGEKIITPTNKNYTSRGDWQLSSGDLWFKEDGSSGATDTEAQPGAYRYDGETFTYLAYPVPSDRAQRVNYATTGIARGKSGRLWFATYDAVFGYDGQSFTIIDDGSLGLNESTGRLHVRSVLEDSKGRLWIGNNGIGVILHDGHTATLFTQENGLGRLGPHGGRTVPQPGDVTDGSPSLHRVFSIGEDRDGNIWFGTVEQGAWRYDGRSLRNYTAEDGLTSKDIMGIYTDRHGDLWLAGNGVFKFNGASFERIL; this is translated from the coding sequence ATGGAGCAGCTGATGACGCGCGGTCAGGTGCAGAGGGCTCTGGCGGCAGTCGTCGTGCTTGCACTCGTCCCCGCAACCTCCTGCACGACGAAGCAGGACGCGACGAGATCGAAGCTGAACGACAGCGCCATCGGTCCGCCTGCACGACTCCGGTTCAAGACCGTGCGCTCCATCCTTGAGGACAGCAAGGGCAACTACTGGTTCGGAAGTTGGAACGAGGGCGTCGCCCGCTTCGACGGCGAGAGCCTCACCTATTTCACCGAGGAAGACGGCCTGAGCGACAACCAGATCAGGTCGATCCACGAGGATCAAAACGGAGTTGTTTGGTTCGAGGGAGGCGTCGAAATCAGCGGGTTCGACGGCGAGAAGATCATCACCCCCACCAACAAGAACTACACGTCGAGGGGCGACTGGCAGCTGAGTTCGGGAGACCTGTGGTTCAAGGAGGATGGGTCGAGCGGGGCGACCGATACGGAAGCGCAGCCGGGGGCGTATCGGTACGACGGAGAGACCTTCACCTACTTGGCATACCCGGTCCCCTCAGATCGTGCCCAACGCGTTAATTACGCGACTACAGGCATTGCCAGGGGGAAAAGCGGGAGGCTCTGGTTCGCAACGTACGACGCTGTGTTCGGATACGACGGCCAGTCCTTCACCATCATCGATGACGGGAGCTTAGGACTCAACGAGAGCACCGGTCGGCTTCACGTTCGTAGCGTCCTCGAGGACAGCAAGGGGAGGCTCTGGATCGGAAACAACGGGATCGGAGTCATCCTGCACGATGGACACACGGCCACCCTATTCACGCAGGAGAACGGGCTTGGCAGGTTGGGGCCGCACGGTGGGAGAACGGTGCCTCAGCCCGGGGACGTGACGGATGGTTCCCCCTCGCTGCATCGGGTGTTCTCGATCGGAGAAGACCGTGATGGGAACATCTGGTTCGGCACCGTCGAGCAAGGTGCCTGGCGATACGACGGTAGGTCGTTACGGAACTACACGGCCGAAGACGGGCTGACGAGCAAGGACATCATGGGTATCTACACAGATCGCCATGGTGACCTGTGGTTGGCAGGGAATGGCGTGTTCAAATTCAACGGAGCGTCGTTCGAACGGATTCTCTGA
- the trpB gene encoding tryptophan synthase subunit beta, with product MATTSSRDADAAADPRRLPDALGRFGAFGGRFVPETLMDALDQLARAYEQIKTDPSFWRELDDYLANYVGRPSPLYFAGRLSAMVGGADIYLKREDLNHTGAHKINNGIGQVLLAQRMGKARVIAETGAGQHGVATATACALTGLECTIYMGEEDIRRQKLNVFNMRTMGATVVPVTAGSRTLRDATNEAMRDWMGSSERTHYTIGSVVGPHPFPMIVRDFQSVIGKEAREQCLARVGRLPDAVVACVGGGSNAAGMFFPFLGDESVEMIGAEAGGRNSNLGQHASSLTKGAPGVLHGSFSYVLQDDEGQTSDVHSISAGLDYPGVGPEHSYWKDIGRVRYESITDAEALEAYHTLARREGILPALESSHAVSQGMKEAARLGPGKVVVVCLSGRGDKDAYEIARIRGEPMD from the coding sequence ATGGCCACCACCAGCTCCCGCGATGCCGACGCCGCCGCCGACCCGAGGCGGCTGCCCGACGCCCTCGGCCGCTTCGGCGCCTTCGGCGGCCGGTTCGTCCCCGAGACGCTCATGGACGCCCTCGACCAGCTGGCCCGGGCGTATGAGCAGATCAAGACGGATCCCTCCTTCTGGCGGGAGCTGGACGACTACCTGGCCAACTACGTCGGCCGCCCGTCGCCGCTCTACTTCGCCGGGAGGCTGTCGGCGATGGTCGGCGGGGCCGACATCTACCTGAAGCGCGAGGACCTCAACCACACCGGCGCCCACAAGATCAACAACGGCATCGGCCAGGTGTTGCTGGCCCAGCGGATGGGCAAGGCCCGGGTCATCGCCGAGACCGGGGCCGGCCAGCACGGCGTGGCCACCGCCACCGCCTGCGCCCTGACCGGCCTGGAGTGCACCATCTACATGGGGGAGGAGGACATCCGCCGCCAGAAGCTCAACGTCTTCAACATGAGGACGATGGGCGCGACGGTCGTCCCCGTGACCGCCGGCTCCCGGACCCTCCGGGACGCCACCAACGAGGCGATGCGCGACTGGATGGGCTCGTCCGAGCGGACCCACTACACGATCGGCTCGGTGGTCGGCCCGCACCCGTTCCCGATGATCGTCAGGGACTTCCAGTCGGTCATCGGCAAGGAGGCGAGGGAGCAGTGCCTGGCCCGGGTCGGCCGCCTGCCGGACGCGGTGGTCGCCTGCGTCGGCGGCGGCTCCAACGCGGCGGGCATGTTCTTCCCCTTCCTCGGCGACGAGTCGGTCGAGATGATCGGCGCCGAGGCCGGGGGCCGCAATTCGAACCTCGGCCAGCACGCCTCCAGCCTGACCAAGGGGGCGCCCGGGGTCCTGCACGGCAGCTTCAGCTACGTGTTGCAGGACGACGAGGGCCAGACCAGCGACGTGCACTCCATTTCCGCCGGGCTGGACTACCCCGGCGTCGGCCCCGAGCACAGCTACTGGAAGGACATCGGCCGGGTCCGGTACGAGTCGATCACCGACGCCGAGGCGCTGGAGGCGTACCATACGCTCGCCCGTCGCGAGGGGATCCTCCCGGCGCTGGAGTCGAGCCACGCCGTCTCCCAGGGGATGAAGGAGGCCGCCCGGCTCGGCCCCGGCAAGGTGGTGGTCGTCTGCCTCTCCGGCCGGGGCGATAAGGACGCCTACGAGATCGCCCGGATCCGGGGCGAGCCGATGGACTGA
- a CDS encoding lipoate--protein ligase family protein translates to MPDPALPPFRVLDLTLPGVFANLALDEALLIEADRRGDAGPGILRSWELPGPAVVMGASCRMAEAVDRDACLLDGVPVSRRASGGGTVLIGPGALSVSVILPIASVPGGAAVGELQRWVLGRLADRLRALGPPVEVRGSGDLALGGRKCSGSAQRRLRRCALVHASILYDLPADLIARYLGVPPRRQPEYRAGRDHAAFVTNLPLPRGAILRAFRDAWIPPGVEPQEPPVPEALVAELVETKYGDPAWTARF, encoded by the coding sequence ATGCCCGACCCCGCCCTGCCGCCGTTCCGGGTGCTCGACCTCACCCTGCCGGGGGTCTTCGCCAACCTCGCGCTCGACGAGGCCCTGCTGATCGAGGCCGACCGCCGGGGGGACGCCGGGCCGGGGATCCTCCGCTCCTGGGAGCTGCCGGGGCCGGCGGTGGTGATGGGGGCCTCGTGTCGGATGGCCGAGGCGGTGGACCGGGACGCCTGCCTCCTCGACGGCGTCCCCGTCTCCCGGAGGGCCAGCGGCGGGGGGACGGTCCTGATCGGGCCGGGGGCGTTGAGCGTGTCGGTGATCCTGCCGATCGCCTCGGTGCCGGGGGGCGCCGCCGTGGGGGAGCTCCAGCGTTGGGTGCTCGGCCGGCTGGCCGACCGGCTCCGGGCCCTGGGGCCCCCGGTCGAGGTGCGCGGCTCGGGGGACCTGGCCCTGGGCGGCCGGAAGTGCTCGGGCAGCGCCCAGCGGAGGCTGAGGCGCTGCGCCCTCGTGCACGCCTCGATCCTCTACGACCTGCCCGCCGACTTGATCGCCCGGTACCTCGGCGTCCCACCCCGTCGCCAGCCCGAGTACCGGGCCGGCCGGGATCACGCCGCCTTCGTCACCAACCTGCCCTTGCCGAGGGGGGCGATCCTCCGGGCCTTCCGGGACGCCTGGATCCCCCCCGGGGTCGAGCCCCAGGAGCCCCCGGTGCCGGAGGCCCTGGTGGCGGAACTGGTCGAGACGAAGTACGGGGATCCGGCCTGGACGGCCCGGTTCTGA
- a CDS encoding IS110 family RNA-guided transposase, with amino-acid sequence MATIIGIDLGKFKGVARSYDTATQEAAYATIPTDPDALRGMLDRARPDLVAFEACTVSGRLADTCRELGLEFLVADTMTEAWSWRKVKRKTDRDDAKKLARMAALGELPSVHVPSPEARQYREIVAYRDKLIGRRTAIRDRIRALLQGQGLAAPVGHRAWTEAGRAAIAAWARPLADCGPRELWRGELALELAALEALIEQIRCVDAKLVGHADGDSRVQLLRTIPGVGRCTAEVVVAALDDAGRFATAGQVSAYAGLVPKQFQSGATDRLGRITRRGPGLLRKVLVEAAWLMLRYNAWAAKLVARISRGQVTRRKQALVAVARKLLVRCWAMLRDGRPWDPRLAGCPPSP; translated from the coding sequence ATGGCCACCATCATCGGCATCGACCTCGGCAAGTTCAAGGGCGTCGCCCGCTCCTACGACACCGCCACCCAGGAGGCCGCCTACGCCACCATCCCCACCGACCCCGACGCCCTCAGGGGGATGCTCGACCGCGCCCGACCCGACCTCGTCGCCTTCGAGGCCTGCACCGTCAGCGGCCGGCTCGCCGACACCTGCCGCGAGCTGGGCCTGGAATTCCTCGTCGCCGACACCATGACCGAGGCCTGGAGCTGGCGCAAGGTCAAGCGCAAGACCGACCGCGACGACGCCAAGAAGCTGGCCCGCATGGCCGCCCTCGGCGAGCTGCCGAGCGTCCACGTCCCCTCGCCGGAGGCCCGCCAATATCGGGAGATCGTCGCGTATCGGGATAAGCTCATCGGTCGCCGCACGGCGATCCGGGACCGCATCCGCGCCCTCTTGCAGGGCCAGGGCCTGGCGGCGCCGGTCGGCCACCGGGCCTGGACCGAGGCCGGCCGCGCGGCGATCGCCGCCTGGGCCCGGCCGCTGGCCGACTGCGGGCCGCGGGAGCTGTGGCGCGGCGAGCTGGCCCTGGAGCTGGCCGCCCTGGAGGCCCTGATCGAGCAGATCCGATGCGTCGACGCCAAGCTGGTGGGACACGCGGACGGCGACTCGCGCGTGCAACTCCTGAGGACGATCCCCGGCGTGGGCCGCTGCACCGCCGAGGTCGTGGTCGCCGCCCTCGACGACGCCGGCCGCTTCGCCACCGCCGGCCAGGTCTCGGCGTACGCCGGGCTGGTGCCGAAGCAGTTCCAGTCCGGCGCGACGGACCGCCTCGGCCGGATCACCCGCCGCGGGCCGGGCCTGCTGCGCAAGGTGCTCGTCGAGGCGGCGTGGCTGATGCTGCGGTACAACGCCTGGGCGGCGAAGCTGGTGGCACGCATTAGTCGCGGCCAGGTGACCCGGCGCAAGCAGGCGTTGGTGGCGGTGGCCCGCAAGCTGCTGGTGCGCTGCTGGGCGATGCTCCGCGACGGCCGGCCGTGGGACCCGAGGCTGGCCGGCTGCCCGCCGTCGCCGTAG
- a CDS encoding DUF6194 family protein, whose translation MDAKAMVSFLLDAFPGVETTEAFGYKFFFYADERRLPFATLASSDNEHDRVSNLDRPGVFRLNIGVSRETFQDLFGASKVDVSSYDFTELDRIMPHPDYAAQNFVCVLNPEESLEAVRSLLTEAYGLAVRRHERRQPTGGSETDDPA comes from the coding sequence ATGGACGCGAAGGCGATGGTGAGCTTCCTCCTCGACGCGTTTCCCGGGGTCGAGACCACCGAGGCGTTCGGCTACAAGTTCTTCTTCTACGCCGATGAGCGCAGGCTTCCGTTCGCCACGCTCGCCTCGTCGGACAACGAGCATGACCGCGTTTCCAACCTGGACCGGCCAGGGGTTTTCCGGCTGAACATCGGCGTCTCTCGAGAGACGTTTCAGGACCTCTTCGGCGCGAGCAAGGTCGATGTCAGCTCCTACGATTTCACGGAACTGGACAGGATTATGCCGCATCCGGATTACGCGGCGCAGAACTTCGTCTGTGTCTTGAACCCGGAGGAGAGCTTGGAGGCCGTGCGTTCTCTACTGACTGAGGCCTACGGCCTAGCCGTTCGCCGACACGAGAGGCGCCAGCCGACAGGCGGGTCAGAGACCGATGATCCCGCCTGA
- a CDS encoding H-X9-DG-CTERM domain-containing protein gives MTGAGTPPAGLNTMVNALDNPALVTQGLQACNAWWQGTAILGCPDGNCNRSGLKNYIGQLWALGERGYTLFHTVVPPSSTQYPWRSCGFTCAGCSPEGSNFVNASSDHPGGANFALADGSVRFLKSTIDPLVYMALGTRKGGEVVSADQY, from the coding sequence ATGACGGGGGCGGGCACGCCGCCGGCGGGCCTGAACACCATGGTCAACGCCCTGGACAACCCCGCCCTCGTCACCCAGGGGCTCCAGGCCTGCAACGCCTGGTGGCAGGGCACGGCGATCCTCGGCTGCCCCGACGGCAACTGCAACCGATCGGGGCTGAAGAACTACATCGGCCAGCTCTGGGCCCTGGGGGAGCGGGGCTACACCCTGTTCCACACCGTCGTCCCGCCCAGCTCCACCCAGTATCCCTGGCGGTCGTGCGGCTTCACCTGCGCCGGCTGCTCCCCCGAGGGCTCCAACTTCGTCAACGCCAGCAGCGACCACCCCGGGGGCGCCAACTTCGCCTTGGCCGACGGCAGCGTGAGGTTCCTCAAGTCTACGATCGACCCGCTGGTCTACATGGCCCTGGGCACCCGGAAGGGTGGCGAGGTCGTCAGCGCCGACCAGTATTGA
- a CDS encoding CRTAC1 family protein gives MHPSLRSATVGTRVDRRPPWLVLLALTLSPPGCGDAEAPPASAATGSPAGGASALPSRAPRPSPGGDAGKPRLVGDRMAGVEFRPPSRATEQEPSPFRFTDVGPESGVDFVHVSGMTEEKHFPTANGSGAAVFDYDGDGRMDLYFASNEYILPDAPVVGRNRLYRNLGDGRFEDVTDASGLGFSGFCHGIVVGDADGDGDPDVVLCNYGPNAFYRNNGDGTFADATEEAGLGSPNWSSGGAFLDHDDDGDLDLYVANYGSWSYPEDDEFCGDREANLRFYCTPRQIRTVPHLFYRNDGDGTFTECAEAVGLGRASSHQGHGFGVVTADLNGDGRIDLYVANDMNANFLFLNDGDGTFTDATETSGAAYDDMGNDQSGMGVDAEDVDGDGLPELFVTNFAGEYNTLYQNLGRGFFYDQTPSFGLAADSVPWVGWGCGLVDLDNDGWPDAFVSNGHVDDNRADSEHAEPPMLHRNVPLGDSPGAGRRFQVSTRDVGPYFDASHVGRGVAFGDLDDDGALDIVVNHKDGPPAILLNRTPTAAQNGWIRLSLVGIRSNRDGIGAKVEVEAGGRVIHRQRKGGTSMFSAHDPRMIVGLGAAQEAESVVVRWPSGAVSELGRVPSGSTVEVREPGADPDP, from the coding sequence ATGCACCCCTCGCTCCGCTCCGCGACGGTCGGGACCCGCGTCGATCGGCGGCCGCCGTGGCTGGTCCTCCTGGCGTTGACGCTCTCCCCGCCCGGTTGCGGGGATGCCGAGGCACCGCCGGCCTCCGCGGCGACGGGAAGCCCCGCGGGGGGGGCGTCGGCCCTCCCGAGCCGGGCCCCTCGCCCCTCCCCCGGGGGGGACGCGGGGAAGCCCAGGCTGGTGGGAGACCGCATGGCGGGGGTCGAGTTCCGGCCGCCGAGCCGGGCGACCGAGCAGGAGCCCTCTCCGTTTCGCTTCACCGACGTCGGCCCCGAGTCCGGGGTGGACTTCGTCCACGTCTCGGGGATGACCGAGGAGAAGCACTTCCCCACGGCCAACGGCTCCGGGGCGGCGGTGTTCGACTACGACGGCGACGGCCGGATGGACCTCTACTTCGCCTCGAACGAGTACATCCTGCCCGACGCCCCCGTAGTCGGCCGGAATCGGCTCTACCGCAACCTCGGCGACGGCCGCTTCGAGGACGTCACCGACGCCTCGGGCCTGGGCTTCTCGGGGTTCTGTCACGGGATCGTCGTCGGCGACGCCGACGGCGACGGCGACCCCGACGTCGTGCTGTGCAACTACGGCCCGAACGCCTTCTACCGCAACAACGGCGACGGCACCTTCGCCGACGCCACCGAGGAGGCCGGCCTGGGGAGCCCGAACTGGTCGTCCGGCGGGGCGTTCCTCGACCACGACGACGACGGCGACCTCGACCTCTACGTCGCCAACTACGGATCCTGGAGCTACCCCGAGGACGACGAATTCTGCGGCGACCGCGAGGCGAACCTCCGGTTCTACTGCACCCCTCGCCAGATCCGCACGGTCCCGCACCTCTTCTACCGGAACGACGGCGACGGCACCTTCACCGAGTGCGCCGAGGCGGTGGGCCTGGGGCGGGCGTCGAGCCACCAGGGCCACGGATTCGGCGTCGTGACGGCCGACCTGAACGGCGACGGCCGGATCGACCTCTATGTCGCCAACGACATGAACGCGAATTTCCTCTTCCTCAACGATGGCGACGGCACCTTCACCGACGCCACCGAGACCTCCGGCGCCGCCTACGACGACATGGGGAACGACCAGTCGGGCATGGGGGTCGACGCAGAGGACGTCGACGGCGACGGCCTGCCGGAGCTGTTCGTGACCAACTTCGCCGGCGAGTACAACACCCTGTACCAGAACCTCGGCCGGGGGTTCTTCTACGACCAGACCCCCTCGTTCGGCCTGGCCGCCGACAGCGTGCCGTGGGTCGGCTGGGGCTGCGGCCTGGTCGACCTCGACAACGACGGCTGGCCCGACGCCTTCGTCTCGAACGGGCACGTCGACGACAACCGGGCGGACTCCGAGCACGCCGAGCCCCCGATGCTGCACCGCAACGTCCCGCTGGGCGACTCCCCGGGCGCCGGCCGCCGGTTCCAGGTCTCCACCCGGGACGTGGGCCCGTACTTCGACGCGTCGCACGTGGGCCGGGGCGTCGCCTTCGGCGACCTGGACGACGACGGGGCCCTGGACATCGTCGTCAACCACAAGGACGGCCCCCCCGCCATCCTCCTCAACCGGACGCCCACCGCCGCGCAGAACGGCTGGATCCGCCTGTCGCTGGTCGGCATCCGGAGCAACCGGGACGGCATCGGGGCGAAGGTCGAGGTCGAGGCCGGTGGCCGGGTCATCCACCGCCAGCGCAAGGGGGGCACCAGCATGTTCTCGGCCCACGACCCCCGGATGATCGTCGGCCTCGGTGCGGCGCAGGAGGCCGAGTCGGTCGTCGTCCGATGGCCGAGCGGGGCGGTCTCCGAGCTGGGCCGCGTGCCCTCGGGCTCGACCGTCGAGGTCCGGGAGCCCGGGGCCGATCCCGACCCCTGA
- a CDS encoding DUF1559 domain-containing protein — protein sequence MNTAPRRGFTLIELLVVIAIIGVLIALLLPAVQSAREAARRAQCTNNLKQLGLALHNYESASAGFPPGIVTTTSNLPDEFSTWVAWSPQSMLLPYLEQQPLYNAANFNWACCWYGDEAYVTNSTVVFTRIAAFLCPSDGNAGVQNINSYYASLGTTIHRYGPPNGDTTGPFTLYNSQSRSGRYGISDLKDGTSNTIAFGEGLVGDGGNTQ from the coding sequence ATGAACACAGCTCCGCGTCGGGGCTTCACCCTGATCGAGCTGCTGGTGGTGATCGCCATCATCGGCGTCCTGATCGCCCTGCTGCTGCCCGCCGTCCAGTCGGCCCGGGAGGCGGCCCGCCGGGCCCAGTGCACTAATAACCTCAAGCAGCTCGGCCTGGCGCTGCACAATTACGAGAGCGCCTCCGCCGGGTTCCCTCCGGGCATCGTGACGACCACGTCGAACCTGCCCGACGAGTTCTCCACCTGGGTGGCCTGGAGCCCCCAGTCGATGTTGCTGCCCTACCTGGAACAGCAGCCGCTGTACAACGCAGCCAACTTCAACTGGGCCTGCTGCTGGTACGGCGACGAGGCCTACGTGACCAACTCCACCGTGGTCTTCACCCGGATCGCCGCCTTCCTCTGCCCCTCCGACGGCAACGCCGGGGTGCAGAACATCAACAGCTACTACGCCAGCCTTGGCACGACGATCCACCGCTACGGCCCGCCCAACGGCGACACCACCGGGCCCTTCACCCTGTACAACAGCCAGTCGAGGTCCGGCCGCTACGGGATCAGCGACCTCAAGGACGGCACGTCGAACACCATCGCCTTCGGCGAGGGGCTGGTCGGCGACGGCGGCAACACCCAGTAG
- a CDS encoding DUF1559 domain-containing protein → MSSSKRRGFTLIELLVVIAIIGVLIALLLPAVQAAREAARRSQCTNNLKQIGLALHNYHSTNEVFPMGSSRAPTPAGPPNWQWWGDWSAQAMLLPYLEQQPLFSAANFSLTAMGPDPAHRTNDTVVNTRLAGFLCPSDGNAGRNYTNSYYASAGTTTHRYHDVDFTGVFGRNFSYGIRDITDGTSNTVAFSESLIARPTGQRTRSHSVVNVTQLQIPEVNRQSDMWSMVPMGTAPPGPTVTGYLQACVDKLKSGTPANDIKGNQGERWAWGETGMTIFHTLVPPNSKQFAFGSCRDDCAGCSPDAAVFTNAQSNHPGGVNVLMADGSVRFIKDTITWSTWWSLGTKANGETVSADQY, encoded by the coding sequence ATGAGTTCTTCGAAGCGTCGCGGCTTCACGCTGATTGAATTGTTGGTGGTGATCGCCATCATCGGCGTGCTCATCGCCCTCTTATTGCCGGCCGTCCAGGCAGCCCGGGAGGCCGCCCGGCGGTCCCAGTGCACGAACAACCTGAAGCAGATCGGGTTGGCGCTGCACAATTACCATAGCACCAACGAGGTCTTCCCGATGGGATCCTCGCGGGCCCCGACGCCCGCCGGCCCCCCCAACTGGCAGTGGTGGGGGGACTGGAGCGCCCAGGCGATGCTGCTGCCCTACCTGGAGCAGCAACCGCTGTTCTCCGCCGCGAACTTCTCGCTCACGGCGATGGGGCCCGACCCGGCCCACCGGACGAACGATACGGTCGTCAACACGCGGCTCGCCGGGTTCCTCTGCCCGTCCGACGGCAACGCGGGGCGCAACTACACCAACAGCTACTACGCCAGCGCCGGCACGACCACCCACCGGTATCACGACGTCGACTTCACGGGGGTCTTCGGCCGGAACTTCAGCTACGGCATCCGGGACATCACCGACGGCACGTCGAACACCGTCGCGTTCTCCGAGTCGCTCATCGCCAGGCCCACCGGGCAACGGACCCGCTCCCACTCCGTGGTGAACGTCACGCAGTTGCAGATCCCCGAGGTCAATCGCCAGTCCGACATGTGGAGCATGGTCCCCATGGGGACCGCCCCCCCCGGGCCGACCGTCACCGGCTACCTCCAGGCCTGCGTGGACAAGCTCAAGTCCGGCACCCCCGCCAATGACATCAAGGGGAACCAGGGCGAGCGATGGGCGTGGGGCGAGACGGGCATGACCATCTTCCACACCCTCGTCCCGCCGAACTCCAAGCAGTTCGCCTTCGGCTCCTGCCGGGATGACTGCGCCGGCTGCAGCCCGGACGCCGCCGTCTTCACCAACGCCCAGAGCAACCACCCCGGCGGGGTCAACGTCCTGATGGCCGACGGCAGCGTCCGGTTCATCAAGGACACGATCACCTGGAGCACCTGGTGGTCGCTGGGCACCAAGGCCAACGGCGAGACCGTCAGCGCCGACCAGTATTGA
- a CDS encoding cytochrome c has translation MMLRKSLALAAGVSFVALLTVGLSGAAPQEEGELHELMEKVTAANNKINRYIRTPVSFKKSQEDIVTHAKELTELGKKARENEEAIEKAKDIENPKEKWQELMDDMIEHCETLVTLSEEGDQAKAKAAHTEVKKSCAECHKVFRVEDDF, from the coding sequence ATGATGTTGCGCAAGTCGCTCGCGCTGGCCGCCGGTGTCTCCTTCGTCGCCCTGCTCACCGTCGGCCTCTCGGGCGCCGCCCCCCAGGAGGAGGGGGAGCTGCACGAGCTGATGGAGAAGGTCACCGCCGCCAACAACAAGATCAACCGGTACATCCGCACGCCGGTGAGCTTCAAGAAGTCGCAGGAAGACATCGTCACCCACGCCAAGGAGCTCACGGAGCTGGGCAAGAAGGCCCGGGAGAATGAGGAGGCGATCGAGAAGGCCAAGGACATCGAGAACCCGAAGGAGAAGTGGCAGGAACTGATGGACGACATGATCGAGCACTGCGAGACCCTGGTCACGCTCTCCGAGGAAGGCGACCAGGCCAAGGCCAAGGCCGCCCACACCGAGGTCAAGAAGTCCTGCGCCGAGTGCCACAAGGTCTTCCGCGTCGAAGACGACTTCTGA
- the purM gene encoding phosphoribosylformylglycinamidine cyclo-ligase, with product MSIPEPDPRPIDYKSAGVDLDAYERTMRQIPPLLRRTYTPRVIEWPGGFAGLFRLDDKIRLLTRTYRDPVLVASTDGVGTKLKLAFASDRHETVGIDLVAMSVNDCLCAGAEPLLFLDYVAMSRDDPDLTRRIVQGISDGCLEAECALLGGETAILPDFYKSGEYDLAGFCLGVVDRHMILDGSEVRAGDRVIGLASSGLHSNGYSLARKLALEVAGLEPGSFVPELGRTVAEEFLVPTRIYVKALKTVYRHYRVKRIIHAIAHITGGGLIDNPPRVLPEGLSICLRRGSWDVPPVFGWLRSLGNLPDEEADRVFNMGIGLVLVVSDYYADSIARYLRTEAGIPSWVIGRVEEGPRGVRWEG from the coding sequence ATGTCCATCCCCGAGCCCGATCCCAGGCCGATCGACTACAAGTCCGCCGGCGTCGACCTCGACGCGTACGAGCGGACGATGCGGCAGATTCCCCCCCTGCTGCGCCGGACCTACACGCCGAGGGTGATCGAGTGGCCGGGGGGCTTCGCCGGGCTCTTCCGACTGGACGACAAGATTCGGCTGCTGACCCGGACCTACCGGGATCCGGTGCTGGTGGCCTCGACCGACGGCGTGGGGACGAAGCTGAAGCTGGCCTTCGCCTCGGACCGGCACGAGACGGTGGGCATCGACCTGGTGGCGATGTCGGTGAACGACTGCCTGTGCGCCGGGGCCGAGCCGCTGCTGTTCCTCGACTACGTCGCCATGAGCCGGGACGACCCGGATTTGACCCGGAGGATCGTCCAGGGGATCTCCGACGGCTGCCTGGAGGCCGAGTGCGCCCTGCTCGGCGGCGAGACGGCGATCCTGCCGGACTTCTACAAGTCCGGCGAGTACGACCTGGCCGGCTTCTGCCTCGGCGTGGTCGACCGGCACATGATCCTGGACGGCTCCGAGGTCCGGGCCGGCGACCGGGTGATCGGCCTGGCCAGCTCCGGGCTGCATTCCAACGGCTACAGCCTGGCGAGGAAGCTCGCCCTGGAGGTGGCCGGGCTGGAGCCCGGCTCGTTCGTCCCCGAGCTGGGCCGGACGGTGGCCGAGGAGTTCCTGGTGCCGACCCGGATTTATGTGAAGGCGCTGAAGACGGTCTATCGCCACTACCGGGTCAAGCGGATCATCCACGCCATCGCCCACATCACCGGCGGGGGGCTGATCGACAACCCCCCCCGGGTGCTCCCCGAGGGGCTCTCGATCTGCTTGAGGCGCGGCTCGTGGGACGTCCCCCCCGTCTTCGGCTGGCTCCGGTCGCTGGGCAACCTGCCTGACGAGGAGGCCGACCGTGTCTTCAACATGGGGATCGGCCTGGTGCTGGTCGTCTCCGACTACTACGCCGACTCCATCGCCCGATACCTCCGCACCGAGGCCGGCATCCCGTCCTGGGTGATCGGCCGGGTCGAGGAAGGGCCCCGGGGCGTCCGCTGGGAGGGCTGA